The Macaca thibetana thibetana isolate TM-01 chromosome 19, ASM2454274v1, whole genome shotgun sequence genome has a segment encoding these proteins:
- the LOC126942563 gene encoding zinc finger protein 799 isoform X2, with the protein MASVALGDVAVNFTREEWALLGPCQKNLYKDVMQETIRNLDCVGMKWKDQFLFKDQIEDQYKYPRKNLRCRMLERFGESKDGSKWGEMSSQIQDSIVTKNTLTGVGPCESNMSGEIVLGHSSLNCYIRVGAGHKPHEYHECGEKPDMHKQYGKAFSYHNSFQTPEGLHTGKKPYDCKECGKSFSSLGNLQRHMAVQRGDGPYKCKLCGKAFFWPSLLHMHERTHTGEKPYECKQCSKAFSFYSSYVRHERTHTGEKPYECKQCSKAFPDYSSCLRHERTHTGEKPYTCKQCGKAFSASTSLRRHETTHTEEKPYACQQCGKAFHHLGSFQRHMVTHTRDGPHKCKICGKGFDCPSSLQSHERTHTGEKLYECKQCGKALSHSSSFRRHMTMHTGDGPHKCKICGKAFVYPSVFQRHEGTHTAEKPYKCKQCGKAYRISSSLRRHETTHTGEKPYKCKCGKAFIDFYSFQNHKTTHAGEKPYECKECGKAFSCFTYLSQHKKTHTGEKPYECKTCRKAFSHFGNLKVHERIHSGEKPYECKECGKAFSWLTCFLRHERIHMREKSYECQQCGKAFTHSRFLQGHEKTHTGENPYECKECGKAFASLNSLHRHKKTH; encoded by the exons ATG GCCTCAGTGGCTTTAGGGGATGTGGCTGTGAACTTCACCCGAGAAGAGTGGGCTTTGCTGGGTCCTTGTCAGAAGAATCTCTACAAAGATGTGATGCAGGAAACCATCAGGAACCTGGATTGTGTAG GAATGAAATGGAAAGatcaatttcttttcaaagatcaAATTGAAGATCAATACAAATATCCCAGGAAAAATCTAAG ATGTCGTATGTTAGAGAGATTTGGTGAAAGTAAAGATGGAAGTAAATGGGGAGAAATGTCTAGCCAGATTCAAGATAGTATTGTGACGAAGAATACTCTTACTGGAGTAGGTCCTTGTGAAAGCAATATGAGTGGAGAAATCGTCCTGGGTCATTCATCCCTTAATTGTTACATCAGAGTTGGTGCTGGGCACAAACCACATGAGTATCATGAATGTGGAGAGAAGCCAGATATGCATAAACAATATGGGAAAGCCTTCAGTTACCACAACTCATTTCAAACACCTGAAGGGCTTCACACTGGAAAGAAACCATATGAttgtaaagaatgtgggaagtCCTTCAGTTCTTTGGGAAACCTTCAAAGGCACATGGCAGTGCAGCGTGGAGATGGACCTTATAAATGTAAGTTGTGTGGGAAAGCCTTTTTTTGGCCCAGTTTATTACATATGCATGAAAGAAcgcacactggagagaaaccatatgaATGTAAGCAGTGTTCTAAAGCCTTTTCTTTTTACAGTTCCTATGTAAGACATGAAAGAACACATACTGGGGAGAAACCATATGAATGTAAGCAGTGTTCTAAAGCCTTCCCTGATTACAGTTCTTGTCTAAGACATGaaagaactcacactggagagaaaccctatacaTGTAAacaatgtgggaaagccttcagtgCTTCCACTTCCCTTCGAAGGCATGAAACAACTCACACTGAAGAGAAACCCTATGCATGTCAGCAATGTGGGAAAGCATTTCATCATCTGGGAAGCTTTCAAAGACACATGGTAACGCACACGAGAGATGGACCTCATAAATGTAAGATATGTGGAAAAGGCTTTGATTGTCCTAGTTCACTGCAGAGTCATGaaagaactcacactggagagaaactgTATGAATGCAAGCAGTGTGGGAAAGCATTATCTCATAGCTCAAGCTTTCGAAGACACATGACAATGCACACTGGAGATGGACCTCACAAATGCAAGATATGTGGGAAAGCCTTTGTTTATCCCAGCGTATTTCAAAGACATGAAGGGACTCACACTGcagagaaaccctataaatgtaaacAGTGTGGCAAAGCCTACCGTATTTCCAGTTCCCTTCGAAGGCATGAAAcaactcatactggagagaaaccctataaatgtaaatgtgggaaagcctttattGATTTCTATTCATTTCAAAATCACAAAACAACTCACGCTGGAGAGAAGCCATATGAgtgtaaagaatgtgggaaggCATTCAGTTGTTTCACATACCTTTCTCAACATAAAAAGactcacacaggagagaaaccttatgaGTGTAAAACATGTAGGAAAGCCTTCAGTCATTTTGGTAACTTAAAAGTACATGAAAGAATTCACTctggagagaagccctatgaatgtaaggaatgtgggaaagcatTCTCTTGGCTCACTTGCTTTCTACGACATGAAAGAATTCACATGAGAGAGAAATCCTATGAATGTCAACAATGTGGTAAAGCTTTCACTCATTCCCGTTTCCTTCAGGGACATGAAaaaactcacactggagagaacccgtatgaatgtaaggaatgtgggaaagcatTTGCTTCTCTCAATTCCTTGCATAGACATAAAAAGACTCACTAG
- the LOC126942563 gene encoding zinc finger protein 799 isoform X3, producing the protein MDQASVALGDVAVNFTREEWALLGPCQKNLYKDVMQETIRNLDCVGMKWKDQFLFKDQIEDQYKYPRKNLRCRMLERFGESKDGSKWGEMSSQIQDSIVTKNTLTGVGPCESNMSGEIVLGHSSLNCYIRVGAGHKPHEYHECGEKPDMHKQYGKAFSYHNSFQTPEGLHTGKKPYDCKECGKSFSSLGNLQRHMAVQRGDGPYKCKLCGKAFFWPSLLHMHERTHTGEKPYECKQCSKAFSFYSSYVRHERTHTGEKPYECKQCSKAFPDYSSCLRHERTHTGEKPYTCKQCGKAFSASTSLRRHETTHTEEKPYACQQCGKAFHHLGSFQRHMVTHTRDGPHKCKICGKGFDCPSSLQSHERTHTGEKLYECKQCGKALSHSSSFRRHMTMHTGDGPHKCKICGKAFVYPSVFQRHEGTHTAEKPYKCKQCGKAYRISSSLRRHETTHTGEKPYKCKCGKAFIDFYSFQNHKTTHAGEKPYECKECGKAFSCFTYLSQHKKTHTGEKPYECKTCRKAFSHFGNLKVHERIHSGEKPYE; encoded by the exons ATGGATCAGGCCTCAGTGGCTTTAGGGGATGTGGCTGTGAACTTCACCCGAGAAGAGTGGGCTTTGCTGGGTCCTTGTCAGAAGAATCTCTACAAAGATGTGATGCAGGAAACCATCAGGAACCTGGATTGTGTAG GAATGAAATGGAAAGatcaatttcttttcaaagatcaAATTGAAGATCAATACAAATATCCCAGGAAAAATCTAAG ATGTCGTATGTTAGAGAGATTTGGTGAAAGTAAAGATGGAAGTAAATGGGGAGAAATGTCTAGCCAGATTCAAGATAGTATTGTGACGAAGAATACTCTTACTGGAGTAGGTCCTTGTGAAAGCAATATGAGTGGAGAAATCGTCCTGGGTCATTCATCCCTTAATTGTTACATCAGAGTTGGTGCTGGGCACAAACCACATGAGTATCATGAATGTGGAGAGAAGCCAGATATGCATAAACAATATGGGAAAGCCTTCAGTTACCACAACTCATTTCAAACACCTGAAGGGCTTCACACTGGAAAGAAACCATATGAttgtaaagaatgtgggaagtCCTTCAGTTCTTTGGGAAACCTTCAAAGGCACATGGCAGTGCAGCGTGGAGATGGACCTTATAAATGTAAGTTGTGTGGGAAAGCCTTTTTTTGGCCCAGTTTATTACATATGCATGAAAGAAcgcacactggagagaaaccatatgaATGTAAGCAGTGTTCTAAAGCCTTTTCTTTTTACAGTTCCTATGTAAGACATGAAAGAACACATACTGGGGAGAAACCATATGAATGTAAGCAGTGTTCTAAAGCCTTCCCTGATTACAGTTCTTGTCTAAGACATGaaagaactcacactggagagaaaccctatacaTGTAAacaatgtgggaaagccttcagtgCTTCCACTTCCCTTCGAAGGCATGAAACAACTCACACTGAAGAGAAACCCTATGCATGTCAGCAATGTGGGAAAGCATTTCATCATCTGGGAAGCTTTCAAAGACACATGGTAACGCACACGAGAGATGGACCTCATAAATGTAAGATATGTGGAAAAGGCTTTGATTGTCCTAGTTCACTGCAGAGTCATGaaagaactcacactggagagaaactgTATGAATGCAAGCAGTGTGGGAAAGCATTATCTCATAGCTCAAGCTTTCGAAGACACATGACAATGCACACTGGAGATGGACCTCACAAATGCAAGATATGTGGGAAAGCCTTTGTTTATCCCAGCGTATTTCAAAGACATGAAGGGACTCACACTGcagagaaaccctataaatgtaaacAGTGTGGCAAAGCCTACCGTATTTCCAGTTCCCTTCGAAGGCATGAAAcaactcatactggagagaaaccctataaatgtaaatgtgggaaagcctttattGATTTCTATTCATTTCAAAATCACAAAACAACTCACGCTGGAGAGAAGCCATATGAgtgtaaagaatgtgggaaggCATTCAGTTGTTTCACATACCTTTCTCAACATAAAAAGactcacacaggagagaaaccttatgaGTGTAAAACATGTAGGAAAGCCTTCAGTCATTTTGGTAACTTAAAAGTACATGAAAGAATTCACTctggagagaagccctatgaat
- the LOC126942563 gene encoding zinc finger protein 799 isoform X1 — protein sequence MDQASVALGDVAVNFTREEWALLGPCQKNLYKDVMQETIRNLDCVGMKWKDQFLFKDQIEDQYKYPRKNLRCRMLERFGESKDGSKWGEMSSQIQDSIVTKNTLTGVGPCESNMSGEIVLGHSSLNCYIRVGAGHKPHEYHECGEKPDMHKQYGKAFSYHNSFQTPEGLHTGKKPYDCKECGKSFSSLGNLQRHMAVQRGDGPYKCKLCGKAFFWPSLLHMHERTHTGEKPYECKQCSKAFSFYSSYVRHERTHTGEKPYECKQCSKAFPDYSSCLRHERTHTGEKPYTCKQCGKAFSASTSLRRHETTHTEEKPYACQQCGKAFHHLGSFQRHMVTHTRDGPHKCKICGKGFDCPSSLQSHERTHTGEKLYECKQCGKALSHSSSFRRHMTMHTGDGPHKCKICGKAFVYPSVFQRHEGTHTAEKPYKCKQCGKAYRISSSLRRHETTHTGEKPYKCKCGKAFIDFYSFQNHKTTHAGEKPYECKECGKAFSCFTYLSQHKKTHTGEKPYECKTCRKAFSHFGNLKVHERIHSGEKPYECKECGKAFSWLTCFLRHERIHMREKSYECQQCGKAFTHSRFLQGHEKTHTGENPYECKECGKAFASLNSLHRHKKTH from the exons ATGGATCAGGCCTCAGTGGCTTTAGGGGATGTGGCTGTGAACTTCACCCGAGAAGAGTGGGCTTTGCTGGGTCCTTGTCAGAAGAATCTCTACAAAGATGTGATGCAGGAAACCATCAGGAACCTGGATTGTGTAG GAATGAAATGGAAAGatcaatttcttttcaaagatcaAATTGAAGATCAATACAAATATCCCAGGAAAAATCTAAG ATGTCGTATGTTAGAGAGATTTGGTGAAAGTAAAGATGGAAGTAAATGGGGAGAAATGTCTAGCCAGATTCAAGATAGTATTGTGACGAAGAATACTCTTACTGGAGTAGGTCCTTGTGAAAGCAATATGAGTGGAGAAATCGTCCTGGGTCATTCATCCCTTAATTGTTACATCAGAGTTGGTGCTGGGCACAAACCACATGAGTATCATGAATGTGGAGAGAAGCCAGATATGCATAAACAATATGGGAAAGCCTTCAGTTACCACAACTCATTTCAAACACCTGAAGGGCTTCACACTGGAAAGAAACCATATGAttgtaaagaatgtgggaagtCCTTCAGTTCTTTGGGAAACCTTCAAAGGCACATGGCAGTGCAGCGTGGAGATGGACCTTATAAATGTAAGTTGTGTGGGAAAGCCTTTTTTTGGCCCAGTTTATTACATATGCATGAAAGAAcgcacactggagagaaaccatatgaATGTAAGCAGTGTTCTAAAGCCTTTTCTTTTTACAGTTCCTATGTAAGACATGAAAGAACACATACTGGGGAGAAACCATATGAATGTAAGCAGTGTTCTAAAGCCTTCCCTGATTACAGTTCTTGTCTAAGACATGaaagaactcacactggagagaaaccctatacaTGTAAacaatgtgggaaagccttcagtgCTTCCACTTCCCTTCGAAGGCATGAAACAACTCACACTGAAGAGAAACCCTATGCATGTCAGCAATGTGGGAAAGCATTTCATCATCTGGGAAGCTTTCAAAGACACATGGTAACGCACACGAGAGATGGACCTCATAAATGTAAGATATGTGGAAAAGGCTTTGATTGTCCTAGTTCACTGCAGAGTCATGaaagaactcacactggagagaaactgTATGAATGCAAGCAGTGTGGGAAAGCATTATCTCATAGCTCAAGCTTTCGAAGACACATGACAATGCACACTGGAGATGGACCTCACAAATGCAAGATATGTGGGAAAGCCTTTGTTTATCCCAGCGTATTTCAAAGACATGAAGGGACTCACACTGcagagaaaccctataaatgtaaacAGTGTGGCAAAGCCTACCGTATTTCCAGTTCCCTTCGAAGGCATGAAAcaactcatactggagagaaaccctataaatgtaaatgtgggaaagcctttattGATTTCTATTCATTTCAAAATCACAAAACAACTCACGCTGGAGAGAAGCCATATGAgtgtaaagaatgtgggaaggCATTCAGTTGTTTCACATACCTTTCTCAACATAAAAAGactcacacaggagagaaaccttatgaGTGTAAAACATGTAGGAAAGCCTTCAGTCATTTTGGTAACTTAAAAGTACATGAAAGAATTCACTctggagagaagccctatgaatgtaaggaatgtgggaaagcatTCTCTTGGCTCACTTGCTTTCTACGACATGAAAGAATTCACATGAGAGAGAAATCCTATGAATGTCAACAATGTGGTAAAGCTTTCACTCATTCCCGTTTCCTTCAGGGACATGAAaaaactcacactggagagaacccgtatgaatgtaaggaatgtgggaaagcatTTGCTTCTCTCAATTCCTTGCATAGACATAAAAAGACTCACTAG